GTCGCCCTCGCGCTCCTGCTCGGCGGCGGCGGTTTCGCCGCGTGGAAGCTCGACTGGTTCTCGGGCGACGGCGAGGCGGTGAGCTTCGGCAAGACCCCGCCCCCGGCCGCGGAGAAGAGCGAGCCCGGATCCCCGGCCACCCCGGCCAAGCCCTCCGGCGACCCGGACGTGCTCATGCCGACCGGCCCGAAGTCCGACTTCAAGCAGACAACCAAGCTCGACGACGGCACGGTCATCGCCAAGACCCGCCTCGCGGGCGCGAAGTCCGGTTTCGAGGGCGACGTATGGGTGTGGGCGCCCAAGGAGTACGACGACCCGAAGTACGCCAAGAGCGGCTTCCCGGTCCTCATCGCCCTCCCCGGCGGCAACGGCTTCCCGGCCAATTACTGGTCCGACCGCAGCCTCGGCCTCCAGAAGGCCATCAGCGAGGGCGTCCGGGCCGGCACCAGCCTGCCGTTCATCGTGGTCATGCCGGTGCTCAACCCGGACGCCAAGTACTACTACGACGGCTCCGACATCCCCGGCCAGGCCAAGATGGGCACGTGGATGGCCGAGGACGTCCCGGACTTCGCCAAGGCCAACTTCCGTACGTACAAGTCCCGTGACGGCTGGGCCTTCATGGGCTCCTCCTCCGGCGCCTTCGTCGGCATGAAGACGGTCCTGCAGCACCCGGACAGGTTCAAGGCCGTGATCGCCAGCGGCGGCGAGATCGTTCCCGATTCCCCGCTGTGGAAGGGCCACCAGGCGGAGATGGACGCGAACAACCCCGAGAAGCTCGCGAAGAAGCTGATCGACGGCAACGGCCCCGAGGTCTACATCAACTTCCAGATCGGCACGAAGGAGAGCGGAAAGGAGCGGATGGCGAAGTTCCAGCAGCAGTACGGCAAGGGACCCGTCAAGATCACCATCCGCGACATCCAGAACGGCGAGCACAACGGCTGGCACTACGTCCGGGGCATGAAGGAAGGCTCCCTGGAGTGGGTCAGCAAGGTGCTGAAGGGCCCGAAGCCCGAAGCCGGCTGACCCCCGCCCGGGCACCGCGTGGCAGCCGCCGGGCTGCCACGTGGTGCTCACCACGTCCCGCCCGTCCCAGGCAACCCATCCGGTCGTTCATACCTCTGTAAAGGGTGTAAGGGGGACCGATCGGTCCGACCCGCGCTCCGAGGTGAGCGCCGGAGAAGGAACGGGACAAAAACCGTGCAGCATGACCAGCAAGGCGACGGCAGCCCCATGACCAAGGGCAGCAGCCGTCGCCCCCACCGCCTGCGCCTGATTCTGATCAGCGGCGGACTCGCGCTCACCCTCGCCGGGGGCGCGGCCGCCTACAAGTACGGCCTCTTCTCCGACATAGGGGATCCGGTCTCCTTCGGAAAGGTCCAGGAGAAGGCCGCCGTCGCGGCCGACGTTCCGCCCGAGGTGCTCATGCCCACCGGGCCGGCGGCCCAGTTCGTCCGCACCAACCGGCTGCCGGACGGCACGCAGATCGGCCGGACCACCCTCACCGGCAAGAAGTCCGGCTTCACGGGCGACGTGTGGGTGTGGGTGCCCAAGGAGTACGACGACCCGAAGTACGCCAAGAGCGGCTTCCCGGTCCTGATCTCCCTGCCCGGCGGCCGCGGCTACCCCACGAACTACTGGGGGACCGGCCCCGGCCTCGGCCTGCAGAAGGCCGTGAGCGACGGCGCCAAGGCCGGCACCAGCCTGCCCTTCATCCTCGTCATGCCGGTGCACAACGCCGACACCAAGCACCACTTCGACGCCTCGGACATCCCCGGAGAGCCCAAGATGGGCACCTGGATGGTCGAAGACGTCCCGGATTTCGCGAAGGCCAATTTCCGGACCTTCACCTCCCGCGACGGGTGGGCCTTCATGGGCTCCTCCGCCGGCGGATTCGGTGCCTTCAAACACGTCCTGAAGTACCCCGACCGGTTCAAGGCCGCCATCGCGAGCGGGGTCGACATCGTCCCCGATTCCCCGCTGTGGAAGGGGAACACGCAGGCCATGGACGAGAACAACCCCGAAAAGCTCGCCGAGAAGCTGATCAAGGCGGGCGGCCCGGACGTCTACATCAACTTCCAGATCGGCACCGCGGAGAGCGGCCGCGACAAGGCCGAGAAGTTCATGAACGACTACGGGAGGGGCCCCGTGCACACCTCGCTGCAGGTGATCCAGGATGGTGAGCACAACGGAAAGTCGTACGTGCGCGGTATGAGGG
Above is a genomic segment from Streptomyces sp. NBC_01233 containing:
- a CDS encoding alpha/beta hydrolase, producing MHQYPQRPRPDDRPSYEEYPPRGRGRGPYEQPQAQRQGYQGYQDHPEYQEQQPYTQHQHQPQQQDQNQHQHQQYGGQPPADEPPQPRRSRRRIWISAVVALALLLGGGGFAAWKLDWFSGDGEAVSFGKTPPPAAEKSEPGSPATPAKPSGDPDVLMPTGPKSDFKQTTKLDDGTVIAKTRLAGAKSGFEGDVWVWAPKEYDDPKYAKSGFPVLIALPGGNGFPANYWSDRSLGLQKAISEGVRAGTSLPFIVVMPVLNPDAKYYYDGSDIPGQAKMGTWMAEDVPDFAKANFRTYKSRDGWAFMGSSSGAFVGMKTVLQHPDRFKAVIASGGEIVPDSPLWKGHQAEMDANNPEKLAKKLIDGNGPEVYINFQIGTKESGKERMAKFQQQYGKGPVKITIRDIQNGEHNGWHYVRGMKEGSLEWVSKVLKGPKPEAG
- a CDS encoding alpha/beta hydrolase translates to MQHDQQGDGSPMTKGSSRRPHRLRLILISGGLALTLAGGAAAYKYGLFSDIGDPVSFGKVQEKAAVAADVPPEVLMPTGPAAQFVRTNRLPDGTQIGRTTLTGKKSGFTGDVWVWVPKEYDDPKYAKSGFPVLISLPGGRGYPTNYWGTGPGLGLQKAVSDGAKAGTSLPFILVMPVHNADTKHHFDASDIPGEPKMGTWMVEDVPDFAKANFRTFTSRDGWAFMGSSAGGFGAFKHVLKYPDRFKAAIASGVDIVPDSPLWKGNTQAMDENNPEKLAEKLIKAGGPDVYINFQIGTAESGRDKAEKFMNDYGRGPVHTSLQVIQDGEHNGKSYVRGMREGSLEWISKVMKGPTPDPAVR